The sequence below is a genomic window from Flavobacterium sediminilitoris.
GTAGAAGTTGAAGAGCGTGATCATGTACGTAATTTTCAGCCACCTATTTCAGGAGAAGAGATAATGGAGTTATTTGGATTAAAGCCTTGTAGAGAGATTGGAACACTTAAGGAAGCTGTAAAAGAAGCTATCTTAGAAGGTGAAATTCCAAATGAATATGAAGCTGCTTTAGCTTTTATTTTAAAGAGAGCTGAAAAAATGGGATTACAAAAAGTTTAACTTAATATTATTTCCAAGATTACTCTTTAGTCGTTATTTTTGTAAAATTGAAAAAAAATCATCAGATGAAAAACAATAGATCTGTTATTATTTGGCTTTTAAGTGGTTGTTTATTGCTTTTTATCATGGTTATGGTTGGAGGAATAACACGTTTAACCAATTCAGGTTTATCTATGACTGATTGGCATTTGATAACAGATACTTTTCCTCCATTAAGTGAAGAAAAATGGGAGAATGCATTTGAAGAGTATAAAAAATTTCCAGAATATCAAAAGATAAATATTCACAAAGATTTTACACTTTCAGATTATAAATTCATTTATTTTTGGGAATGGTTCCATCGCTTTATTGGTAGAATTATTGGGCTTGTATTTATTATACCTTTTATCTATTTCTTAATTAAGAAAAAACTAGATAAACAAACTATACGAAAATGTATTGTTCTCTTATTTATGGGTGGATTTCAAGGCTTCTTAGGTTGGTTTATGGTTAAAAGTGGTTTAATTAATAATCCAGATGTAAGTCATTTTCGCTTGGCTTTACATTTAACATTTGCTTTCATCACGTTTGCCTATACATTATGGGTTGCTTTAGATTTAATATATCCTGAAAAAAATTCAATTATTAAGCCTTTACGTAAAATCGCAAGATTTGCTTTATTATTTTTAATCATTCAAATTATATATGGTGGTTTTGTTGCTGGTTTAAATGCTGGTTTAATCCATAACCATTGGCCTCTAATGAGTGACGGACAATTTTTTCATGAAAGTATTACTTTAGAACAACCAACGCTTATAAAATCTTTCCTTGAAGGAAAAAGTGGCATTCAATTTATACATAGAACTTTTGCTTATGTAGTCGTCTTCATAATGTGTTTTTTATTTTTTAAGAGCAAAAAATACAATTTAAACAAGCTTCAATCAAAAGGAATAAATAGTATAATGATCATTGTTTTTATACAATTTGCTTTAGGAGTTTTAACTCTTCTTTACCATGTACCATTATG
It includes:
- a CDS encoding COX15/CtaA family protein; this encodes MKNNRSVIIWLLSGCLLLFIMVMVGGITRLTNSGLSMTDWHLITDTFPPLSEEKWENAFEEYKKFPEYQKINIHKDFTLSDYKFIYFWEWFHRFIGRIIGLVFIIPFIYFLIKKKLDKQTIRKCIVLLFMGGFQGFLGWFMVKSGLINNPDVSHFRLALHLTFAFITFAYTLWVALDLIYPEKNSIIKPLRKIARFALLFLIIQIIYGGFVAGLNAGLIHNHWPLMSDGQFFHESITLEQPTLIKSFLEGKSGIQFIHRTFAYVVVFIMCFLFFKSKKYNLNKLQSKGINSIMIIVFIQFALGVLTLLYHVPLWLGLAHQLVAFILLSAMTFTLHRLSK